TATTGGTTTCTTTACGTCTGTTTTAACTTTTTCAATGATAATATCTGGTGAAAAGTCAAAAACAGTTTCTATTTCTCTACCTGAATCATCATAAAATTGTGCTGTTTTTTCAGTTTCATGTTCAAGCGAAACAAAAACAATAAATAATACAAGTACTAAACCTAATTGGGTAAAAATTGATGAAAATTTTTCTAATTGTTTTCTAGGATTCTTTTTTTGTGATTTCATAGTTATTAATTTTAATGTTAATACTATGTTAAAGACAAGAAGTGTGCCAATAAAAAAAGCAACCCTAAATAGGATTGCTTTTTTTATATTTTATATTGTAGTTATTTATTACTCAACATTAAAAGTAATAGGTAAAGTATAACCAACTCTTACAGCTCTACCTCTTTGTCTACCTGGTTTCATTTTTGGTATCTTTCTAGCTACACGCATTGCCTCTTTTTTTAATCTCGGGTGAGGTGCTCTTGCATTTACATTCGTAATAGATCCATCTTTGTCAATTTTAAATTGAACATAGATTCTTTTCTTACCTGGAGCTAAACCTAATTCATTTGCCAGTTCAGCATCAAAATAACGTTGTACGTGCTTTTGTAACTTTTTATTTAAACAAGCTTTCTTTTGTGCTTTTGTTCCTTTACATCCAGGGAAAATAGGTACTTCTTCAATAATTGAAAAAGGTACATCTTCAACCATTTCTTCTTCTTCCTCAACCTCAACAATTTCTTCAACTTCTACAGCTTCAGATTCATCAGTTTCAGTAGTTTCTATAACTGTCTCTTCAACTTCTTTTTCATCCTCAACAATCTCAATCTTTTCAGGAGCTGGTGGTGGTGGTGTATTTGGTTTCGGCTTTGGTGGTTCAATTTGAAGTTCAATTGTTTCTTCTTCAATTTCTGAAGCCATGTTAGCAGAACCTAAATCTCCATATGTTTTATCATATGTTTTATTTTCTATTGCAATATATGTTACAAATAAAGCTAAAACCAAACCTAACTGCATAAACAGTTTACTATAATTCTCTAAGTTTGATTTTGGATTTTTCTTAATTTCCATCCTAAATGTTTTTATAATAGTTCGCTAATTTAATTAAATTATTTTAACTTTTACAAGCTAATCCTTTAAATAACTACATTTTTCTTAAAAAAAGAAAGTAAATGATATAAGCTATTAAAATACCCGTCGTATTTGCTGCAATATCTAAAATATCTCCAGATCGATATGATGTTGCTGTAACTTGAAGAGTCTCAATAATTATGCCGTAAAAAAAACAACAAAACACAACAATAAGTTTATTGATTTTTGTTGTTCTAAAGACTAATAACCAAAAAAAACTTAAAACAAAATAAGCAAGAGCATGCTCATATTTATCTAAATTTTTTATTTGAATTGGTTGAGAACCTATCTTTATTAAACTAAGAATTGCAATACTGATGGTAATTAGTATTGCAATTGCTTTAATTTTTATATTATCCTTTAATAAGTTCTTGATACGCATCAGCACTTAATAAATCTGCAGTTTGTGAATCATCAGATAATTTAATTTTTATCATCCAACCATTACCATAAGGATCAGAATTTACTAATTCTGGTTCATCTTCTAATGCTTCATTAAATTCAACTACTTCTCCTGATAAAGGCATAAAAAGATCTGAAACAGTTTTAACCGCTTCTACTGATCCGAAAACCTCTTCAATATCTAAAGTATCATCTAAAGTATCAACATCTACATACACGATGTCACCTAACTCACCTTGTGCAAAATCAGTAATACCAATTGTAGCAACACCTTCTTCGATCTTTACCCACTCGTGGTCTTTTGTATATTTTAATTCTGATGGAATGTTCATTGTACTATTTTATTTAATTTTAATTTGTTTGTTTTAATTTCCTAGGTTATATATTAAATTAATACCTGCATTAATTGATTGTCTTGGAAAAGTTGTTGAAACAGCATATTGAAACGTTTGATGATTATAATAAAACGATGCTGTTAAATTACTACTTAAATTATAATCGGCGATCAATTTAAACCCGAATAATTTCTCTCCTCCTGTTATTTGACTATTTTGTTCATCAACACTTCTTATTAAAGTTAGATTATCTCTTAAAGAAATATCTGCTCTTAGATTAATGTCTCCTTTTAAGGTTTCTTTTTTTCCTGTAAATCGGGTTACAAATTTAACATCTTTAATTTTATATCCAAATCCTACAACATATTCTGTTCCTTTTATATCTGTTAAGGTATTATTATTAAAGTTTAATGTTAAACTTCTATCTCGCCTTATTTCACCTTTAAAAGAAAATGAACTTTTCATTCTAAAATCAACTTTTACCAATGGAGAAAACTCATCAATTAAAGTTGCCGACGAAAGTAATAGTTCTGATTGATAATTCCCAGAATTATTTGTCTTTGGTGGATTTCCTACAGATATTGGTGAATTTGAGTCAACTCCGCCATATTGCAAATTATTAGTATAATTACCTATTGTATAAGATGACTTATAGCCATGGGACAGTGTAAATGCTGAAAAATTCTTTTTAAACCACTTAAATTTCATAAAACCATTATAACGTAATGTCCAATTTGGGATTGGAATGTTTTTAAAAATACCTGTGCTTACCGAATTTGCATTCTTTCCTGAATATGCAGCTATAAATGCAGGTAACATAGCTTGTTGTCCTGAAGTTTGATATCCTGATGTTGGGGTATTAGCTACTCCTAATGAAGTCGCCAACCTATCAGCTACTATACTTCTGTTTTGTAAAAAGTTTTGGTATAAAACTTCACTATCTGTAAAAATAGTACCTAACATAAAGTGACTAATACTATAATTACCTGTTTCAAATGCTTTTATATTTGGGTCTTGATGAAAACCTCCACTTCCATCAGAAATTACATCTAGTTGTTGGTTTAGATTACTTGTTTGAATTCTATTACCTCTTAAATTAATTGTTAAGCTCTTAAATGGTTTAACAGCAATATTATAATCTAGCTTTTTATATCTTGTTTTTCCATAATTCTTATTATAATAAGGTTGTTTATCGTCTGTTTGACTTGTTCTTGTTACCAACCATCCATTTTCAATAGCTGTATTTAAAATATCTGTTTGACTTCCAAATACAAACCCTAGCGTAGGTGCAGAGCCTCCTCCATAATTATTTCTTCCCAAGAAGCCTACCGATGGTTTATATCCTTCTAATAAAGTTCCATTGTTTTGAGAGTAACTAATTTTTGCTCTTTTTACTGAGGTTAGCACATCATACATCCCTTTCATTACTTTGTGTGCAAAAGAAGCATTCTTTTTTAATTTTGGCTTTTTTGCAGCTACTTGTGCTCCTAATGTTGCCGCTCCTTTTTTCGTTGGTTTTTTTCTAGCTCCTTTTAATAATAATTTATCAAGTCGTAAAGTCTTATAAAAACGTCCAAAGTCAATGTTTGTATTTAAATTATGTGTATTTGCATTCTGAACCATGTTACCAACAACTTCCTGAAAATCAATAACGGTAACTTCTCCTGTACTTGCATCTGTATTTTCAATGACACTTTGTGATCCTGATTTCCAATTAAAATCTGCAGTATACCCATAATCAGCATTTATAAAGCTTAAATAAGGTAACTTATTAATTGGCAATTTATAAGTTGCATTTAATTTTTGGTTATAGTTATCTGGTCTACCGATATTAAAAAACTGATCATAAATTTCTAAATCTTCGTCAGCTCCAAAACCATCATAAATATAATTATTCGTAGCATTAAAGTTTAATTGTAACGATTTTGTTAAATCAAAACCAATAGTATAATCCCAATTAAACATAAATCTACGTTGAATTAGCTCTGGTTGTGCTGGTAACGGATTAACAGGATCAACAATTAAATTTCTTGATTGTTGCGAGTTATAATTTCTATTAATCTTAGAATTAAGTGCTATTGTTTTAGGTACAGGATTAAAGTTTAAATCTTTTATAAATTTATAAAATTTACCCTTAAGTTTTTTCGACTTTTTAAAGGGTTCGATAACAAAAGGCTTAAAGCTAAAACTATAACTAGCTCCTGCCATTACATTTTTATTCTCAAACTTTTCAATATTATAATCTTTATGAAACTCTTCATTATGTGCATAAGAAACTGATAGATTTTCTACATCGTAAAATTTAGGTTTCTTCTTACTTTCTGGGTTTTTATTCTTTTTTACGTTTATAAAACTTATACTTTTTCTACGTGTATAATCTTGTGCATTTTTACTGTTTGGGTTTTTATCTAAAGCATCTTCTAATGCTATATCCTGAAACTGTGGGTCATATTTAGGATCTCTAAATTCTTCTCCATAACTATAACTCATAGGCACTTGCATACCCCATTTTTTAGGCATCATTTTACCTAATTGAATATTCGTAGCAACACTATATTGTTTTATTTCTTCAATACTTCTTTGTTGTACTCGATCTTCTACATTACCAAAACCAATGGTAGACATTCTACCTGCTAAAGAAACATCCATTACATCTGCAAGGTTTGCATCCGCATTTAAAACGGCAGCCCACCCCCCTTTATTATCAAAACCTACGGCACGCAATTCATTAAACCAAACTTCAATATTTTTTGATCCAGTTGATGTATTTTTAACACCTAACATTACTGTTCTTATTTGTGCCAATGTTGGATTTCCTTTTACATAAATTTTCAACCCGTTGGAACTTGTTCCTGAAAATATATCTGTAATGCTTGTTCCTGCTCCTGTTGGTCTTTCAATTTTTAAATTTGCTAGCTCTTGTAAAGGGACTACCAAATTATTTTCCGTTGGCCAAACACCTGTTGGTGTAGTAGATCCATTAGAAGGAGATAATTTTAATGGTTTATGAATTTCGTAGTAATTATCATTTAAATCAGTACCTAAACGAACAACCGCTACTGTTTCATCATTTTGTGTAGTAGAACTCGTAGGTGCTTCGGCATGTAAAAACATACGTAAATTCTTATACCTACGCATATCTATACTTATATTTTTATAAATAGTTCTTTGTTCATCTGCTGGTAAATCAGTTACTTTTAAAGTTACTGATTGCTCATTCTGTCGCTGAATTCTGTTTGTACCTTGTAACTGTTCTCTTTCAATTCCTGGAGGAAGCTGATATTTATCTGAATTTTGCTCGATACTAACAACCCCAACTTCAAACTTATTAAGTTCTGCATTATCCAAACTAACAGGAACCCCTACATTTGGAAATGTCTTTGTATATCTACGCCAATCTCCTCTCACTAACTCTAACTCACCAAATCGTAAAACTACTGGCATTTTAAATTGTGAAAGAAACATTCGTATAAAACGGATACTATTAAAATCTGTAATTCCATTAATTGCGTTAGCTCCATTTCTAACAGGAATTCTAAACTGATACCAAGTAGCATTTCTTGAGGTTCCGTCTACTAATGTAACTTGTTCTGTTTTTATATCGATAATATGATTTTGCCCAAGTTGTAAATCACTCTTATTTAATGAAACTTCGTATTCGAAATAACTATTAACAGGATTCATTGTTTGATCCTTATTAATATCTTCAGTATCTGGATATGCAGTTGAAGAGGTTGGATATGATTCACCTGATTGACTTGCTGTTGGCGAGTTCCCTTGTGTACCATTAAAATTTTTATAACGCGATAAAACTGATGGACTTGATGCTTCTATTGCACCTCCTCTAAAATATTGAAAATTATCTCCTGCAGGATCTTCTGATGAAGCAAATGCTGGGTATTTAATTTTTTCTTCTTCATCTGATAAACCATCTAAACCAATATCTTGGTTTTCTCTAGCTTCATTACTTGAATCGAAAGCATATAATATTGATGGGTTAATTGGTATATTACCCCAAGCTGTGGCATTTACATTTGTTCCGTCAATTTTATTTCCATCAATAGGTAATCCATTTTCATACTGCTTTCTTCCATCTTTTAAAATATCTTCAGAAACATTACCTAAATTAATAAATAACTTCCCTACTTGATTACTTGGGTCTTTAGCATTCACTCCAACAGGCATTCCTTCTGCTTGATTAATAGAATGATTTTCGTAAGGATCCATTAACCAAAATTGAATATATTCTACATTGGCTTGCTCAAAATTATTCGTTGTTAATGGTCGCATAATTCCTCCCCAACGCTCTTCAGGAGTTACAGAACTAGCATTCGCATTATAATTATACGGGCCTTTTTCAGCTGGATAGTATGCTAAATCTAGCGTCCGTACTAAATTCTGTTGTGTAATATCTAAATCGGTATTTGGAAATAACTCATTATATCGAATTTGACGAACCTCATCTCTTGATAATTCCGTTTCATCAATATTACTAGGTCTATTACCACTACCATAAAACAACTGGTCTACATTATACCATGCAATTTTACCTCTTTTATAATTATATGATAAATCACCTGTACCACCATCGAAACCTTGTGATTCGGGCGTACTTGCTAAAAACCATTGTTGTGGTGAATTTAAGTTAATTGGTATTTGGGATGCTTCAAAATCATCTAAATATGATGTTGCAGTTCCATCTACATTAATTCCACTAGGCGATCCTGGTAATAAATATGCCATATCTGCTCTAACGGATACATTTGAAGGTGCATCTGTTTCTACAAATGGTAATCTATTTGCCAATTTTGTTAAATATGGTACTTCTGCTGAATAATCTAAATTTAAACCTAACATCGTATTATCTATAGGCTCTCCTCCAAAATTAACTTTTGGTGTAATCGGTTTTTCACTTACATTTAAATAGGTTCCTCCTAAAATAAATTTATCTGAAAAACGATGTTCTACATCAATACCAATAAATGTTTTTCTTTGTTGGCTAAATAAAGTATTACTTTCTGTTGTTGCATTTATTGGAATTCCAGAAGCTTCTAATCCTGGGTCTAAAATTTGTACTCTTCCTAACTGATAATCTACTACATAATCAACTCCTTCAACCAATTGTCGTCCTCCAGCTGTAACTTTAACAGAACCTCTAGGTA
This genomic stretch from Tenacibaculum sp. Bg11-29 harbors:
- a CDS encoding VanZ family protein, which translates into the protein MRIKNLLKDNIKIKAIAILITISIAILSLIKIGSQPIQIKNLDKYEHALAYFVLSFFWLLVFRTTKINKLIVVFCCFFYGIIIETLQVTATSYRSGDILDIAANTTGILIAYIIYFLFLRKM
- the gcvH gene encoding glycine cleavage system protein GcvH, with the protein product MNIPSELKYTKDHEWVKIEEGVATIGITDFAQGELGDIVYVDVDTLDDTLDIEEVFGSVEAVKTVSDLFMPLSGEVVEFNEALEDEPELVNSDPYGNGWMIKIKLSDDSQTADLLSADAYQELIKG
- the sprA gene encoding cell surface protein SprA, with product MKKTIINRLLTTLALLLSVVSFSQSTSGNSKGAVKKDTVIPLKYNFSNTQKGSLFLSNPSEKIITYDKAINKFVLVEKIGNYHIGTPIYFTPEEYKTYRLKNDVKTYFKEKIDATNSKKKGTKKARKNLLPKYYVNSKFFESIFGGNTVDVNPTGQVNIKLGGIYQKNENPQISIENQSSFTFDFDQQISASLQAKVGKRLKVTTNYDTQSTFDFQNIIKLEYTPTDDDIIRNIEAGNISMPIKNSLINGAQALFGVKTELQFGKTYITAAFSQQNSQSKTVVSEGGATIEPFELRASDYDNDRHFFLGQYFRENYKKALANYPLVSSSINITRVEVWITNRNQNVTDYRSIVGLADLGESSDANEVNSAEINAIPGAISVGSKILPYNGVNNLNPLLSTISGGIRDVATIDNAITSLGITPKQGFNYSYLQNARKLQPNEFRMHPQLGFVSLNRRLNDGEVLAVAYEYTVVGTSNGETVFKVGEFSNDIVAPGNLVVKLLRSEILNTVRPGTSTTTSLGEAFPTWRLMMKNVYALGAFPLQREGFRFELLYRDDETGTLQNTLQKALTSGIRDKPLLRILNLDKLDQSQYTVPNGDGFFDYVDGITVNSERGYVLFPEPEPFGDDLKGELTDAVDQEKYLFEELYLTTKIQAKNEYQNKDKFFLKGYFKSESSRGISLGGFNIPRGSVKVTAGGRQLVEGVDYVVDYQLGRVQILDPGLEASGIPINATTESNTLFSQQRKTFIGIDVEHRFSDKFILGGTYLNVSEKPITPKVNFGGEPIDNTMLGLNLDYSAEVPYLTKLANRLPFVETDAPSNVSVRADMAYLLPGSPSGINVDGTATSYLDDFEASQIPINLNSPQQWFLASTPESQGFDGGTGDLSYNYKRGKIAWYNVDQLFYGSGNRPSNIDETELSRDEVRQIRYNELFPNTDLDITQQNLVRTLDLAYYPAEKGPYNYNANASSVTPEERWGGIMRPLTTNNFEQANVEYIQFWLMDPYENHSINQAEGMPVGVNAKDPSNQVGKLFINLGNVSEDILKDGRKQYENGLPIDGNKIDGTNVNATAWGNIPINPSILYAFDSSNEARENQDIGLDGLSDEEEKIKYPAFASSEDPAGDNFQYFRGGAIEASSPSVLSRYKNFNGTQGNSPTASQSGESYPTSSTAYPDTEDINKDQTMNPVNSYFEYEVSLNKSDLQLGQNHIIDIKTEQVTLVDGTSRNATWYQFRIPVRNGANAINGITDFNSIRFIRMFLSQFKMPVVLRFGELELVRGDWRRYTKTFPNVGVPVSLDNAELNKFEVGVVSIEQNSDKYQLPPGIEREQLQGTNRIQRQNEQSVTLKVTDLPADEQRTIYKNISIDMRRYKNLRMFLHAEAPTSSTTQNDETVAVVRLGTDLNDNYYEIHKPLKLSPSNGSTTPTGVWPTENNLVVPLQELANLKIERPTGAGTSITDIFSGTSSNGLKIYVKGNPTLAQIRTVMLGVKNTSTGSKNIEVWFNELRAVGFDNKGGWAAVLNADANLADVMDVSLAGRMSTIGFGNVEDRVQQRSIEEIKQYSVATNIQLGKMMPKKWGMQVPMSYSYGEEFRDPKYDPQFQDIALEDALDKNPNSKNAQDYTRRKSISFINVKKNKNPESKKKPKFYDVENLSVSYAHNEEFHKDYNIEKFENKNVMAGASYSFSFKPFVIEPFKKSKKLKGKFYKFIKDLNFNPVPKTIALNSKINRNYNSQQSRNLIVDPVNPLPAQPELIQRRFMFNWDYTIGFDLTKSLQLNFNATNNYIYDGFGADEDLEIYDQFFNIGRPDNYNQKLNATYKLPINKLPYLSFINADYGYTADFNWKSGSQSVIENTDASTGEVTVIDFQEVVGNMVQNANTHNLNTNIDFGRFYKTLRLDKLLLKGARKKPTKKGAATLGAQVAAKKPKLKKNASFAHKVMKGMYDVLTSVKRAKISYSQNNGTLLEGYKPSVGFLGRNNYGGGSAPTLGFVFGSQTDILNTAIENGWLVTRTSQTDDKQPYYNKNYGKTRYKKLDYNIAVKPFKSLTINLRGNRIQTSNLNQQLDVISDGSGGFHQDPNIKAFETGNYSISHFMLGTIFTDSEVLYQNFLQNRSIVADRLATSLGVANTPTSGYQTSGQQAMLPAFIAAYSGKNANSVSTGIFKNIPIPNWTLRYNGFMKFKWFKKNFSAFTLSHGYKSSYTIGNYTNNLQYGGVDSNSPISVGNPPKTNNSGNYQSELLLSSATLIDEFSPLVKVDFRMKSSFSFKGEIRRDRSLTLNFNNNTLTDIKGTEYVVGFGYKIKDVKFVTRFTGKKETLKGDINLRADISLRDNLTLIRSVDEQNSQITGGEKLFGFKLIADYNLSSNLTASFYYNHQTFQYAVSTTFPRQSINAGINLIYNLGN
- a CDS encoding energy transducer TonB, yielding MEIKKNPKSNLENYSKLFMQLGLVLALFVTYIAIENKTYDKTYGDLGSANMASEIEEETIELQIEPPKPKPNTPPPPAPEKIEIVEDEKEVEETVIETTETDESEAVEVEEIVEVEEEEEMVEDVPFSIIEEVPIFPGCKGTKAQKKACLNKKLQKHVQRYFDAELANELGLAPGKKRIYVQFKIDKDGSITNVNARAPHPRLKKEAMRVARKIPKMKPGRQRGRAVRVGYTLPITFNVE